aattttaaaaatatttatataaggtGGTATAGAATACGATATAAATTTTTAAGTCCgtctttaataatattaattaatttttaaatatattggcaGCTGACATTAAATAAGTAGAAAATTGCGTGCTCTTATATCGTGATTAGACTAATTTTGAGGAGTTTTCATTcagaaattatttaattttttaaaataataataatattttattttatttttaatttttatttaaaatcattttatttaatcccGCTATTTAAGCAAAGCTGAATCTTATTTCCTGCGTGCTGTCAACAAACTGCTTTCAACTTATCAGTTCTTTAAGCATTTCTCCAAACATAATCATATAattatgtagattttatttaatatttaattatcaacTTGAGATTTCTCCTTTCGGAAACGTGTCATGTATATGGAGCGAGTGGCTCCGACATCGACGTCGCGCAACCTTTCTTCCCGGGACAGCGAGAGACATCGATTAAACAGACGGCAACGAAAAGACTCTGACCCGATGCCCGAGGTTTTAGCATACGTGTCATGTGCTGGTTCAATCGCATATGGTAGTAGTTGGAGCGAAattagatgagagagagagagagagaagctagGGAACAGAGTTGCGGCTTTACGAGGCCGGGGTTATCTATAACACGTGGCAGTTATTTGACTTCTTGATTGGTCGAAAGACACGTGTGCTATTGAAAACTTAATCCATTGTCTCTACCCTCTGTTCTGTATGAAGCCAACGAAGGGATGACTCTTGTTCGGTGTCTCCTCCAGATCCGGTTCTCAAGCCCACGTGGGCTCTAGGGCTCTTCATGTCCTCCACGTGGTGCATATCTGTGACTTTCGTCTTTTAATTTGGTAGGGTGTTCCCGTAATTTTAGTTCCTATTGCGCTAatatagttttcttttcttctctttttctcttttttctccccCCTTCCTGGGCTTCCTCCCCTGCTGCTATTATTCTCTCTTCCtgtgtttttctctttctccgtGATGTTTGTTCCTTCTCATGGCTGGGTCTGTTTTCTGGGGAAGTTTTTTCCCGGAAAGTACGCGAAAATGTGGAGCTTCTTTTGAGACACAAAGAAATAATGTTGGAACTGATTTTCAATGGAAAACATGGAGCTGATATGCTATTATCTTCTCTGTTATCCtgggttttttaattttgtttttacatACAGCTCTCTGTGTATTTTCATTTTCCGGGGTAATCTTTCTAGGAGTCTACTTTGACATCAACTTTTCCCATTTGGGTCTTCGAAGTTTGATCAATTTGTTATTTGCGTATAGTGTTGCCATATTTCAATGGCACAAGCTGAGGATATTGGAAGCAGAGGACCCAAACAAACTCCCATGCAAAGGTGCAAGATTCCGAGAGATCTGTTGCAGAGATTTACATCTGGCATCCATTCTTCGCGAAAATTGGAAGAGCCAAGCGAGGATGCAGAGGAAATTGAGCTAAGCCTCGGGCTCTCACTAAATGGTAGGTTCGGGGTAGACCCTTTAAGAGCTAACCAGCTAATGAGGTCATCGTCGATACCGGACTTTTTGAacacggggagagagaaagacgCGGCGTGTGTTGTAACTATGGCTTGCGCCCCGCTCATCAGGACGTGTTCTTTGCCTACGGAGACAGAGGAAGAATGGAGGAAGAGGAAAGAGTTGCAGACACTGAGAAGAATGGAGGCGAAACGGAAGCGGTCAGAGAAGCAGAGAACTTCGAAGGCGACGAAGGATCGGAGCCGGGATTTGTGTGTGGAGGAGAGCGCTGAGGAGGATAAGAGGACGGAGAGTAGTTATGGGAATTATCAGAAAGAGCAGAATATGAAGGCATTCAACGAGTTTTCGTGCTCGGTGGCGCTCCCTCTGGGGGTTTCTGTTGGTAGAGGAGGTTGTGGGGTTGTATTGAATGTTGGAAGGGGGGATGGGTTGGATTCTGGTGGTTCGTCGGAGGAGCCGCAACCACCATCATTAACACAGGGGTCAATCGGTTCCCAAGGGACTGGGTCTTCTGGGATTTCAGAATCTGAAAGCCGACCGGCTATAGGTAATTGCATTACCTTTCTCTGTTCATCACTGTCATCTTTTTATCACCTTTTTCCCTTGGATTATGGAACTTCTTATGCTTAGTTGCGTGCCAAATGGATAAGATGCTGTTAGTTTTCTTGTTTGGAATTTGGAGGGAAGTGACATGTAACATGTTAATGCTTGCATCTGTTGATTCTATGTGCTTTCTGCATTTTTTCCGTCTATTTCTTTATATTGGAACGACTAAGATGGATTTTGTGCAATGGGTTTCTATGTTTTTGTTTAGTTTAATTGCTGTGTCATGAAAATTTGTGATTGACTGGCTTTGACGCATGTTAACCCAGAGGTATCTGAGATCCAAATGCGTTCTAAGGAGTTATATGAGGCAGAATAGATTGAGTTCTGAAAATGCTACAGGGGACTTTTCTGTACCTTAACCCTGTTGAGATAATGGagtcttattattttttgagttgtTCTGTTTGTTTTCCCTTCTCCTAGCGTGACTCATTGGAGTACTTCTTTGTCAATTATAGCCTTTCCAAATGTGCTGTCATTCACTCATTATTCCTTTCACGTTACCTTTTCTTATTTGCAATTGCCTCATCTATTTATGGAACGTTTCGGGGACATGCCTTCATAAAGTTATGATATTGATGCAAAATGCGATGCATAAAGCATGACAAAATAGGTTCCCTTTTGAGTTGGGGAGGATTAAATGCTGTCTTGTTAGGGTGATTTCCCTGGGggatttgagttttttttctcGCCTTTTTAATGAGATACTTGATTCTTTAGTTGATGCTTGTCTTCGTGCCTATTATACCATCACATGGATTTTAATTGCGCAAGCTAATCTTCGTTGCATGAAGGTATTCTAGACTATCTTTGGCATGGGATGGTACTAGTCACAATGGTTCCTTAATTGCCAAGACAATCCTGCAtcatatgtgtattaattttcACTGTAAAAAAATGAAGGATATTCTGTTTACTGTATAGTTTGGATGTTTTCTACTTTCAAGAATCTCGGAAGAGAAATCATGAAAAGCTAGATCCATTTCAAGTACATTGGGTTTCTAACTCTGAAAGTAAATGAATACAGGATATGGTACATTGCTCACGTGGCATGCCCCAATCCTCTAAACGgggcgaaaaaaaaaaagaaaaaaaaaaaaaactattcgtTGAAGGAAAAGTTCAGAAGTGTAGAACAAGGCCTACACTCGCCATTGTCCTTTAATGCAATGCTAAATATTGCGAGAAGTCTACGACGAATTGTAGAACTTGGATGCTCATTCAAGCCATAGATAATCCCTTTCTAAAGAGCTATGgagaaaattatcatatatttgATATACTGCTTGGATTGACTTATCCATCAACGAATTTAACACCCCCCCCCAAGTTAAGATGTAGGAACCATTTAGTCCAAAGCTAGTTTGTGAGTCGTGCAGTTTCTTATCCAGGTTATAATTCCGTTTCTTATAGTTATTAGATTTTCATTGCAACACGTGAAGCCTAAGTGAGAAACAATTGTTTGAGGTTTGTTCAGCAGAATTTCAATCAACAGTGTCAATCGTGTCTTGTTAATTTCCAAGCCACCAAAAACCTTGTTAAGTCACTTCATAAtctttgatcttttttttttatcctcctTAAAAAAATCTTAGAACTGTGATGGCATGCAAGCAGAGCCATTCGAGTCTGCTCACCCTGATGACATCCTAACCTAAAGCAGCAGATAAGGCTTTAGATTTGAATACTTCAGAATTGTAGTGGTGTTTGTGGCCAGGATGAGAGACCAAAATGATTTCTTTACGTGTTACGGACACTTGAATAGTTGATGAGTGTTTCTCGAGGCATTCATCTTTCcctttatttgaaatttttttgccAGAAATATCTCGCAGAGTTGGGATAAACAGAAAGATCACAATGGTTTCCAAGCATTCTTGAGCTATGCTTTGATTCTTTCATCTTCCCCACTCATGCTTTACATGTTTCAGGTTATGCAGCTGGAATGAATAAATGCATAGAAGCGAGATCTCCGAACAGTTTGGAGTCTTCACCGGAAAGTGGGGAGAAACCAGCTGTCTTCACTGGAAGGACATTCACCGAAAAGTCAACCCAATTTTCTGCAGTTGTGACAGAAAATGAATCTAATAAAGCTAATGACGCAGACAAGGGAGCTAAGGAGATTGTGAGGAATGTGTTGGAAGGTATGCCCAGTGTGTCCACCAAAGGTGATGGCCCAAATGGAAAAAGGATAGAAGGTTTTCTATACAGATATAGGAAAGGTGAGGAAGTGAGGATAGTGTGTGTTTGTCATGGCAGCTTTCTATCTCCTGCCGAGTTTGTCAAGCATGCGGGTGGTGGTGACGTGGCACAACCCCTAAAGCATATAGTAGTTAACCCTACTTCCTCTTTTTGATGCATTGGTCCAAGACGggagaaattcaaaattaaattctcctccatgattttaatgtttaattttcTCGTCTTTAAGAGACTCGGCACATGTATTGTATTCAGTACCAGAAGCAGACtgttcaaaacttaaaaaatggattttaatattttgttttgatgggAATGATCtggctttgttttttcttccttgTTTGATATGTACCAGAACTTTAGTATGAAGGACCAACGGTCCGATCGCCCCTTAGTTGCTTACGTGTGCACGTATGATATAAGAGCAACCTGCCAAATTCAGGGAAACAGGTGGCATACTCTCTCCTACGTATACGCAATGTTGAAGGAGCAGTGGACTCGGTGGTGCCCTCATCCCATGAATCCGGACGTCATTTTCTTCCATTGCTTGCACGTATCTGATTTGCAAGCAGAAGCATCGCAGATCCTTCAAGGATGGGAAAGTGATTAGCAAAAACTTCCGAGTTCTCTCTATTCTCTATCGTTTTATTAAACAACAAATTAAACTGAAGTACAAGTATGTAAAGTGGAAAATAAATATCTGCATTCTTCTGCAGAATCATCATCGGCCAGCCCCCCCTAATCAGGGAaataactagaaaaaaaaaatgggggcAAAActatattacaatttacaagTGGATTTGACCACAATTTAGAACTCAAGCTAAGGGCAGTCCTCCTAAGAGGACTGAGTGCACAAGCACAAATTACGATGGCACTTACCTTCTAAAATTTGCCATGTTAATTTAATGAAAAGTCCAAGGCACCTAGCATGATGGGGGTTGAAGTTGCTTCAGCCGTCGTACAACTTGCTTCATTGTCGGCCTGGTAGAGAGAGAGTCGACTGTGCACACGACTGCCAAGTGTAAAACTTCTACTAAATCATCATGGGGACCTGCATCCCATAGCCCTGCAGTAAAGAACTCCTTTGCACGGCCCTGTCGCAGGAGCATACACCCCCAAGCAACAATGTTGAAACCATTCCCA
This is a stretch of genomic DNA from Carya illinoinensis cultivar Pawnee chromosome 3, C.illinoinensisPawnee_v1, whole genome shotgun sequence. It encodes these proteins:
- the LOC122303068 gene encoding ninja-family protein AFP3-like, which produces MAQAEDIGSRGPKQTPMQRCKIPRDLLQRFTSGIHSSRKLEEPSEDAEEIELSLGLSLNGRFGVDPLRANQLMRSSSIPDFLNTGREKDAACVVTMACAPLIRTCSLPTETEEEWRKRKELQTLRRMEAKRKRSEKQRTSKATKDRSRDLCVEESAEEDKRTESSYGNYQKEQNMKAFNEFSCSVALPLGVSVGRGGCGVVLNVGRGDGLDSGGSSEEPQPPSLTQGSIGSQGTGSSGISESESRPAIGYAAGMNKCIEARSPNSLESSPESGEKPAVFTGRTFTEKSTQFSAVVTENESNKANDADKGAKEIVRNVLEGMPSVSTKGDGPNGKRIEGFLYRYRKGEEVRIVCVCHGSFLSPAEFVKHAGGGDVAQPLKHIVVNPTSSF